One Littorina saxatilis isolate snail1 linkage group LG10, US_GU_Lsax_2.0, whole genome shotgun sequence DNA window includes the following coding sequences:
- the LOC138977885 gene encoding uncharacterized protein gives MTEMGADFQAFKTQTNADIQTLQNSMQQTAGAGYPERTELHLRSLGWAALLYGAEYEAPDSHQNKDPVCAVCRSTLSTTVMIPGTKVCTPGWHLQYSGYLMAGSYDLTAGTEYICVHSERESTAYGDADEDADLGTPVLHLE, from the exons ATGACGGAGATGGGGGCCGACTTCCAGGCCTTTAAGACACAGACTAATGCCGACATCCAGACGTTGCAGAACAGCATGCAACAGACAGCAGGAGCTGGCTATCCAGAACGCACAGAGCTCCACCTTCGTTCACTGGG CTGGGCAGCCCTTCTGTACGGTGCTGAGTACGAAGCTCCCGACTCTCACCAGAACAAAGATCCGGTGTGCGCGGTCTGTCGTTCCACGCTGTCCACGACAGTCATGATCCCCGGGACCAAGGTCTGCACACCTGGCTGGCACCTGCAGTACTCCGGATACCTCATGGCGGGAAGCTACGACCTGACAGCGGGTACTGAGTACATCTGTGTGCACTCTGAACGCGAGAGTACTGCGTACGGTGACGCTGACGAagacgcagacctgggaacccctgttttgcacttggagtag